A part of Actinoallomurus bryophytorum genomic DNA contains:
- a CDS encoding SAM-dependent methyltransferase — translation MTDRERALQGVDTNVPSVARVYDYLLGGKDNFAVDRQVAELILEISPDAPATGRANREFLERVVRYLAGEAGVRQFIDLGSGLPTQGNVHQIAQGVDPAARVVYVDNDPIVLTHGQALLAEDGATTIVQGDIREPKALLDHAGLRQFIDFSRPVGLLLFAILHHLKDEEDPRGIATRLLAGLPAGSYIAISHFHNPGPALPAVAEQVTAGEKLFNERLGTGRWRTREEILAYFGGLEPIEPGLVPLLQWRPSPSAAPHVRTAAELAPLHYAFLGGVARKP, via the coding sequence GTGACCGACAGGGAGCGGGCGCTGCAGGGCGTCGATACGAACGTGCCCAGCGTGGCTCGCGTTTATGACTATCTGCTCGGCGGCAAGGACAACTTCGCCGTCGACCGGCAGGTGGCCGAGCTGATTCTGGAGATCTCCCCGGACGCGCCGGCAACGGGCCGCGCCAACCGGGAGTTCCTCGAGCGCGTCGTGCGCTACCTCGCCGGCGAGGCCGGCGTCCGGCAGTTCATCGACCTGGGGTCGGGCCTGCCCACGCAAGGCAACGTGCACCAGATCGCCCAGGGCGTCGATCCGGCGGCGCGCGTGGTGTACGTCGACAACGACCCGATCGTCCTTACGCATGGCCAGGCCCTGCTCGCCGAAGACGGGGCCACGACCATCGTGCAGGGCGACATCCGCGAACCGAAAGCGCTCCTCGACCACGCCGGGCTCCGGCAGTTCATCGATTTCAGCCGGCCGGTCGGCCTGCTGCTCTTCGCGATCCTGCATCATCTGAAAGACGAGGAGGATCCGCGCGGCATCGCCACCCGGCTCCTGGCCGGGCTCCCCGCCGGCAGCTACATCGCCATCTCCCACTTTCACAATCCCGGCCCCGCGCTGCCGGCGGTCGCCGAGCAGGTCACCGCGGGCGAGAAGCTGTTCAACGAGCGGCTCGGCACCGGGCGCTGGCGGACACGCGAGGAGATCCTCGCCTACTTCGGCGGCCTGGAGCCGATCGAACCCGGCCTGGTGCCGCTCCTGCAGTGGCGCCCGTCCCCGTCGGCGGCGCCGCATGTGCGGACCGCTGCCGAGCTCGCACCCCTCCACTACGCGTTCCTGGGTGGAGTCGCCCGCAAGCCCTGA
- a CDS encoding alpha/beta hydrolase family protein, producing the protein MTNPGTTAATGLAREIQLAVPAADGLALASTLTLPAGPGPHPAVLCLPGSGKIDRESNARHVRMDLGRPLATALARHGIASLRYDRRGVGATPGDWHAVGFLDNRADAAAALRALRDHPEIHPRAVGVLGHSEGAVHAMWLAAHAQPAAAVLLAGYARPGDQAVRWQGARLADTLPRPIRPLLPFLRRVGNRQLTRLAATTTDSARFGAIRVNARWWREQLAYDPRPDLARIAVPVLAITGDKDVQVDPGDLDVIARLVPGGAETQRIPGLTHVLRRTGGRASVLSYRRLLRDPVDDDLLTAVAHWLAGRLR; encoded by the coding sequence ATGACGAACCCCGGCACGACGGCGGCAACAGGCCTGGCGCGAGAGATCCAGCTGGCAGTCCCGGCCGCCGACGGCCTCGCCCTCGCGAGCACGCTCACTTTGCCCGCCGGCCCCGGCCCGCACCCGGCCGTGCTCTGCCTGCCCGGCTCCGGAAAGATCGACCGCGAGTCCAACGCCAGGCACGTACGCATGGACCTCGGCCGCCCGCTGGCCACCGCCCTGGCCCGGCACGGCATCGCCTCGCTCCGCTACGACCGCCGCGGCGTCGGTGCCACCCCGGGCGACTGGCACGCCGTCGGCTTCCTGGACAACCGGGCCGACGCCGCGGCCGCTCTGCGTGCCCTGCGCGACCATCCGGAGATCCACCCGCGTGCCGTCGGCGTGCTTGGTCACAGCGAAGGCGCGGTGCACGCGATGTGGCTGGCCGCCCACGCCCAGCCGGCCGCCGCGGTCCTGCTCGCCGGTTACGCCCGCCCCGGTGACCAGGCCGTACGCTGGCAGGGCGCCCGGCTCGCCGACACGCTGCCACGTCCGATCCGCCCCCTCCTGCCCTTCCTGCGCCGCGTCGGCAACCGGCAGCTGACCCGGCTGGCCGCCACCACCACCGACAGCGCCCGCTTCGGCGCCATACGGGTCAACGCCCGGTGGTGGCGCGAGCAACTGGCCTATGACCCCCGGCCGGACCTGGCCCGCATCGCGGTTCCCGTCCTGGCGATCACCGGCGACAAGGACGTCCAAGTCGACCCGGGCGACCTGGACGTGATCGCGCGCCTGGTGCCGGGTGGGGCCGAGACCCAGCGGATTCCCGGCCTGACCCACGTCCTGCGTCGCACCGGCGGCCGGGCATCCGTGCTCTCCTACCGCCGGCTGCTCCGCGACCCCGTGGACGACGATCTGCTCACCGCCGTCGCCCACTGGCTGGCCGGCCGACTTCGGTGA
- a CDS encoding helix-turn-helix domain-containing protein, translated as MATLDLLLHPVRLRILRTLLDGRPATTAQLRERLPDIPPATMYRHVAALAAAGVLDVLGEKRIRGTVERTYRVCWDRAEIDPADRATMTTDDHRRTFTAFIGGLLADFDQYLACEPADPTADGVTYQQVALWLTDTEMAELLVEIRAAVTARMGRDPGPNTTRRMISLVAMPAE; from the coding sequence ATGGCCACTCTCGACCTGCTGCTGCACCCCGTCCGGCTGCGCATCCTGCGGACGCTCCTGGACGGTCGCCCGGCCACGACCGCGCAGCTGCGCGAGCGGCTGCCCGACATCCCACCCGCGACCATGTACCGGCACGTCGCGGCGCTCGCGGCCGCAGGCGTGCTCGACGTACTCGGCGAGAAGCGGATACGCGGCACGGTCGAGCGCACCTACCGGGTCTGCTGGGACCGCGCCGAGATCGACCCGGCCGACCGGGCCACCATGACCACCGACGATCACCGCAGGACGTTCACCGCGTTCATCGGCGGGCTACTGGCCGACTTCGATCAGTACCTCGCCTGCGAACCGGCCGACCCCACTGCCGACGGCGTGACCTACCAGCAGGTCGCGCTGTGGCTGACCGACACCGAGATGGCCGAACTACTGGTCGAGATACGCGCGGCCGTCACCGCCCGGATGGGCCGCGATCCCGGCCCGAACACCACCCGCCGCATGATCAGCCTGGTGGCCATGCCCGCGGAGTGA
- a CDS encoding DUF5999 family protein — protein sequence MCKHQPPCPAAEAADHGASRMIAYHPEQGWGLLCNGVIIFDDTGELLPNGCSIPIHKAMFEPAAA from the coding sequence ATGTGCAAGCATCAGCCACCATGCCCGGCGGCCGAGGCTGCTGATCATGGCGCGTCTCGTATGATCGCCTACCACCCAGAACAGGGGTGGGGGCTGCTGTGCAACGGTGTGATCATCTTCGACGACACCGGCGAGTTGCTCCCCAACGGGTGCAGCATCCCCATCCACAAGGCCATGTTCGAGCCGGCGGCCGCATAA
- a CDS encoding ATP-binding protein, giving the protein MKTTMDERDREIGRLPEDLTTFVGRRQAAAEARRLLTESRLVTLTGVGGVGKTRLALHVARQVRRSFRNGVWLVELADLEDPSLVPAAVAATIRLPDASGRTPTAVLVDYLADKQFLLVLDNCEHLLPSCARMAREILAAAPGLRILATSREPLTVRGGQTLSVAPLTVPNDKAAVATGAREEYASLRLFQDRASAVAPGFVVNSANASIVSAVCRRLDGLPLAIELAAAWMRVLSPEQLLARLEDRFRLLRRTEYGRPERHHTLRATVEWSFGLCSEAERLLWSRLSVFAGEFDLEAAEAVGAGGELDVINGLGSLVDRSILVRSEDGPRARYRMLEIIRQFGSERLAATGEAPRVRRAHRDHYLREAVRAEADWSGPRQGEWGRRLAAERGNLWAALDYSLGQASEVRTGLRMAGTLWPYWVGCGLVRDGAHWLGRALALDTEPSRERVRALWVNGWIASLRGEAAASLAMLREARDQATTLGEEIELTYALQFLATAEMFAGNLALAVPMLDEALARHRTSPRWTVPALAVFSLRARPAVLMGDNDTAFALLTECLSICEALDERWIRSWAEWNLGGAYWMTGEMDASAAHLRASLRLRQDVGDRLGIPCCVEMLGWVAHATGRSRRAAVLLGAADAGWELIGRPLFSFESLLAPHERCRAECREVLGDAEYRAAREEGVRMSQRELVAYALGEEPPRPEPGVLSTEIAAQALTKREREVAAMVARGMTDREIAAGLVIAQRTAEGHVAHILTKLGFTSRTQIAAWMARRPRR; this is encoded by the coding sequence ATGAAGACGACGATGGACGAGCGCGATCGCGAAATCGGACGGCTGCCGGAGGATCTGACCACCTTCGTGGGGCGTCGGCAGGCGGCTGCCGAAGCGCGGCGCTTGCTGACGGAGTCGCGGCTGGTGACGCTGACGGGTGTGGGGGGCGTCGGCAAGACCCGCCTGGCCCTCCACGTGGCGCGGCAGGTCCGGCGTTCGTTCCGTAACGGCGTCTGGCTGGTCGAACTGGCCGACCTGGAGGACCCGTCGCTGGTGCCCGCGGCGGTGGCCGCGACGATTCGGCTGCCGGACGCGTCCGGCCGTACGCCGACTGCCGTACTCGTCGACTACCTGGCCGACAAACAGTTCCTGCTCGTGCTCGACAACTGCGAGCATCTGCTCCCGTCCTGCGCGCGCATGGCACGGGAGATCCTTGCGGCGGCCCCCGGTCTGCGAATCCTCGCGACCAGCCGTGAGCCGCTGACGGTTCGCGGCGGGCAGACACTCTCGGTCGCGCCGCTGACGGTGCCGAACGACAAGGCCGCCGTCGCGACAGGCGCCAGGGAGGAGTACGCGTCCCTGCGGCTCTTCCAGGATCGCGCCTCGGCGGTCGCGCCGGGCTTCGTCGTGAACAGCGCGAACGCGTCGATCGTCTCGGCCGTGTGCCGGAGGCTCGACGGGCTGCCGCTCGCGATCGAACTCGCGGCCGCGTGGATGCGCGTGCTCTCACCGGAGCAGTTGCTGGCACGGCTGGAGGACCGGTTCCGCCTGTTGCGCCGCACCGAGTACGGCAGGCCGGAGCGGCACCATACTCTGCGCGCCACGGTGGAGTGGAGCTTCGGGCTGTGCTCTGAAGCCGAACGCCTGCTGTGGTCGCGGCTCTCGGTGTTCGCCGGGGAGTTCGACCTGGAGGCGGCCGAGGCGGTCGGCGCCGGCGGCGAACTGGATGTGATCAATGGGCTGGGCAGCCTGGTGGACCGGTCGATCCTGGTCCGTTCCGAGGACGGCCCGCGGGCGCGGTACCGCATGCTGGAGATCATCCGGCAGTTCGGATCCGAGCGGCTGGCCGCCACCGGTGAGGCCCCGCGCGTACGGCGCGCGCACCGTGACCACTATCTCCGTGAGGCCGTACGGGCGGAGGCGGACTGGTCAGGGCCTCGTCAGGGTGAGTGGGGCCGGCGGCTGGCGGCCGAACGGGGCAATCTGTGGGCGGCGCTGGACTACAGCCTCGGCCAGGCCTCCGAAGTCCGCACCGGGCTGCGAATGGCCGGGACCCTGTGGCCGTACTGGGTCGGCTGCGGGCTCGTCCGCGACGGCGCGCACTGGCTGGGGCGGGCGCTCGCGCTGGACACCGAGCCCAGCCGGGAGCGCGTACGCGCGCTGTGGGTCAACGGCTGGATCGCCTCCCTTCGCGGAGAGGCCGCCGCCAGCCTCGCGATGCTGCGCGAGGCCCGTGACCAGGCGACCACGCTCGGCGAGGAGATCGAGCTGACGTATGCGCTGCAGTTCCTCGCCACGGCGGAGATGTTCGCGGGGAATCTCGCCCTGGCGGTCCCGATGCTGGACGAGGCGCTGGCCCGGCATCGGACCTCCCCGCGGTGGACGGTACCGGCGCTGGCGGTCTTCAGTCTGCGAGCCCGCCCGGCCGTGCTGATGGGCGACAACGACACCGCGTTCGCGCTGCTCACCGAGTGCCTGTCGATCTGCGAGGCCCTGGACGAACGCTGGATACGGTCGTGGGCGGAGTGGAACCTCGGCGGCGCGTACTGGATGACCGGCGAGATGGACGCGTCGGCGGCCCACCTACGGGCGTCTCTGCGTCTCAGGCAGGATGTCGGCGACCGGCTCGGCATCCCTTGCTGTGTCGAGATGCTGGGCTGGGTGGCGCATGCCACCGGCCGGTCCCGCCGGGCCGCCGTGCTGCTCGGCGCGGCCGACGCGGGCTGGGAGCTGATCGGCCGGCCGCTGTTCAGCTTCGAGAGCCTCCTGGCTCCGCACGAGCGCTGCCGTGCCGAGTGCCGTGAAGTGCTCGGCGACGCGGAGTATCGGGCAGCGCGTGAGGAGGGCGTCCGGATGTCTCAGCGCGAGTTGGTCGCCTACGCGCTGGGTGAGGAGCCGCCAAGGCCGGAGCCTGGCGTGCTGTCGACCGAGATCGCCGCCCAGGCGTTGACGAAGCGCGAACGCGAGGTCGCCGCGATGGTCGCGCGGGGCATGACCGACCGGGAGATCGCTGCCGGCCTGGTGATCGCCCAGCGCACCGCCGAGGGCCACGTCGCACACATTCTGACCAAGCTCGGTTTCACCTCGCGTACCCAGATCGCGGCCTGGATGGCCCGCCGCCCGAGGCGGTGA